The following are encoded together in the Variovorax sp. PBS-H4 genome:
- a CDS encoding DUF308 domain-containing protein, with translation MTPPNITQPGASQSNEWLKPYYFSRAAFSIVWVLAAHTLGKEMPTLAALLLLVYPAWDAIANLVDAKRNGGLQQNQTQALNAGASGVATIAVAIALGISMHAVLGVFGVWAILAGLFQLATGVRRWKTNGAQWAMVLSGAQSALAGAFFIKQATGALAPSIAAIAPYAAFGAFYFLVSAVWLTIKDARSRSARVAS, from the coding sequence ATGACCCCGCCGAACATCACTCAACCTGGCGCGTCGCAGAGCAACGAGTGGCTCAAGCCCTACTATTTTTCACGCGCTGCGTTCTCGATTGTCTGGGTGCTCGCCGCGCACACGCTCGGCAAGGAGATGCCGACGCTCGCCGCATTGCTGCTTCTCGTCTATCCCGCCTGGGACGCCATTGCCAATCTGGTCGACGCCAAGCGCAACGGGGGACTGCAGCAGAACCAGACTCAAGCGCTCAATGCCGGTGCGAGCGGGGTTGCGACCATCGCCGTCGCGATCGCGCTCGGAATCAGCATGCATGCGGTACTCGGCGTGTTCGGTGTGTGGGCCATTCTGGCGGGGCTCTTTCAGCTTGCCACCGGCGTGCGCCGCTGGAAAACCAATGGAGCGCAGTGGGCCATGGTCCTCAGCGGTGCGCAATCGGCGCTTGCAGGCGCCTTCTTCATCAAGCAAGCCACCGGCGCGCTTGCGCCCAGCATTGCCGCCATCGCCCCCTATGCAGCCTTCGGCGCGTTCTACTTCCTGGTCTCGGCGGTCTGGCTGACCATCAAGGATGCCCGCTCCCGCTCGGCACGGGTTGCCAGCTGA
- the selA gene encoding L-seryl-tRNA(Sec) selenium transferase encodes MNVRGRLDSDMLTSTRQARRAIPAVDTLLKAPAFQALASEFGRPRILDCVRNLLAEQRRRLSGERAAAAPDEETLAEECRARLSAAARPSLRAVFNLTGTVLHTNLGRALYPAEAVAAATQAMARPVNLEYDVDGAGRGERDSHVEDRLLRLTGAEAAVVVNNNAAAVYLVLNTMAAGREVVVSRGELVEIGGAFRVPEIMASAGCVLREVGTTNRTHPRDFESAIAERTGALMKVHASNYEIRGFTAEVGAAKLAGIAHAHALPVIEDLGCGMLVDLEDFGLPHEPTPREAIAAGVDLVTFSGDKLLGGPQCGIIVGRKDLVARIRKNPMKRALRLDKVRLAALEAVLALYDDPERLPTRLPTLRLLTRDPQEIAAQAARLRAAVQSAVGSVARVESVSCASQIGSGALPVDTLPSAGLRLSPAGPRGSPSAEALAAAFRKLPVPVIGRIREDALWLDLRCLDEAQEAQFTGQLAELQFPGDRP; translated from the coding sequence ATGAACGTGCGCGGCCGCCTCGACTCCGACATGCTGACCTCGACCCGCCAGGCGCGCCGCGCCATCCCCGCCGTGGATACCCTGCTGAAGGCGCCCGCCTTCCAGGCGCTGGCCAGCGAGTTCGGCCGGCCGCGCATCCTGGACTGCGTGCGCAACCTGCTGGCCGAACAGCGTCGCCGGTTGTCGGGCGAGCGCGCCGCCGCGGCGCCGGACGAAGAGACGCTCGCCGAGGAATGCCGCGCGCGGCTCAGCGCCGCCGCGCGCCCGTCGCTGCGCGCGGTGTTCAACCTCACCGGCACCGTGCTGCACACGAACCTTGGCCGTGCCCTGTATCCGGCGGAAGCAGTGGCTGCGGCAACGCAGGCGATGGCGCGCCCGGTCAATCTCGAATACGACGTGGACGGCGCCGGGCGCGGCGAGCGCGACAGCCACGTAGAAGACCGGCTGCTGCGGCTCACCGGCGCCGAGGCGGCGGTGGTCGTGAACAACAACGCTGCCGCTGTTTACCTCGTGCTCAACACGATGGCCGCCGGCCGCGAGGTGGTGGTGTCGCGCGGCGAGCTCGTCGAGATCGGTGGTGCCTTCCGCGTGCCCGAGATCATGGCCAGCGCCGGCTGCGTGCTGCGGGAAGTGGGTACGACCAACCGCACGCATCCGCGCGATTTCGAATCCGCGATTGCGGAACGCACCGGCGCGCTGATGAAGGTGCACGCGAGCAACTACGAGATCCGCGGATTCACCGCCGAGGTCGGTGCGGCGAAGCTGGCAGGCATTGCGCATGCGCACGCGCTGCCGGTGATCGAGGACCTGGGCTGCGGCATGTTGGTCGACCTGGAGGATTTCGGCTTGCCGCACGAGCCGACGCCGCGCGAGGCCATCGCTGCTGGTGTCGACCTCGTGACTTTCAGCGGCGACAAGCTGCTCGGCGGCCCGCAGTGCGGGATCATCGTCGGGCGAAAGGACCTGGTGGCGCGCATCCGCAAGAACCCGATGAAGCGCGCGCTTCGCCTCGACAAGGTCCGGCTCGCGGCGCTCGAGGCGGTGCTCGCGCTTTACGATGATCCGGAGCGCTTACCCACCCGGCTGCCGACCCTCCGGCTCCTGACCCGTGACCCGCAGGAGATCGCCGCGCAGGCGGCGCGCCTGCGCGCTGCCGTGCAGTCGGCGGTCGGCAGCGTCGCGCGGGTCGAATCCGTGTCGTGCGCCAGCCAGATCGGCAGCGGCGCGCTGCCGGTCGACACCCTGCCGAGCGCCGGCCTGCGCCTTTCGCCTGCAGGCCCGCGCGGCAGTCCTTCGGCGGAAGCGCTGGCCGCGGCCTTCCGCAAGCTCCCCGTGCCGGTGATCGGCCGCATCCGCGAGGATGCGCTGTGGCTGGACCTGCGGTGCCTCGACGAAGCACAGGAAGCGCAATTCACCGGCCAGCTCGCAGAGCTGCAGTTCCCCGGGGACCGCCCGTGA
- the gcvA gene encoding transcriptional regulator GcvA translates to MDPLPPLNPLKCFEATGRLLSVSNAAKELFVTPAAVSRQIKTLEQFLGLKLFRRIPGGLELTVAGARYLSDVTPLFSALREATNAVMGGGFRRHSLKLRSPATFAVKWLIPRLASFHREHPDIDVQLSTSPAPLRFDREDIEAGVQLGDGQWPRTKVQRLVANELVPVTAARNAAGSRPLREPEDLRRETLLHSMARPDDWQFWLQACGASRVNGYRGMKYETSLLAYQAAAEGHGVAIAQKALVERELAAGVLVAPFDFVLDRRAHTYYFVWPDDRAESKALTAFKRWLSEVV, encoded by the coding sequence ATGGATCCGCTACCGCCGTTGAACCCGCTGAAATGCTTCGAAGCCACGGGGCGGTTGTTGAGCGTCTCGAATGCGGCAAAGGAACTGTTCGTCACCCCGGCCGCGGTCAGCCGCCAGATCAAGACACTCGAGCAGTTTCTCGGCCTCAAGCTTTTCAGGCGCATTCCGGGCGGGCTCGAACTCACGGTCGCGGGAGCGCGCTATTTGTCCGACGTCACCCCCTTGTTCAGCGCGCTGCGCGAGGCGACGAATGCCGTGATGGGGGGCGGCTTTCGCCGCCATTCGCTCAAGTTGAGGTCGCCTGCCACATTCGCAGTCAAGTGGTTGATCCCACGCCTGGCCTCGTTTCATCGCGAGCATCCTGACATCGACGTACAGCTGTCGACGTCTCCCGCCCCTTTGCGCTTCGATCGCGAAGATATCGAGGCGGGCGTCCAGCTTGGCGATGGGCAATGGCCGAGGACGAAGGTCCAGCGGCTCGTGGCGAATGAACTCGTGCCTGTGACGGCAGCGCGCAATGCGGCGGGATCCAGGCCACTGCGCGAACCTGAAGACCTCAGGCGTGAGACGCTGCTGCACTCGATGGCTCGCCCGGATGACTGGCAGTTCTGGCTGCAAGCATGCGGCGCATCGCGGGTCAATGGGTATCGAGGCATGAAGTACGAGACTTCGCTCCTGGCCTACCAGGCTGCCGCCGAAGGTCATGGCGTAGCGATCGCGCAGAAAGCCCTTGTCGAGCGCGAGCTCGCAGCCGGTGTGCTGGTGGCGCCGTTCGACTTTGTTCTTGACCGGAGGGCGCACACCTACTACTTCGTCTGGCCCGACGACCGTGCCGAGTCGAAGGCGCTGACGGCATTCAAGCGGTGGCTCTCGGAAGTCGTCTGA
- a CDS encoding CaiB/BaiF CoA transferase family protein, which produces MLRDTLQGIRVIDFSHVVAGPVCGMMLADMGADVAKVESPDGELGRAIGPPWLHGESVVFLSVNRNKRGLAVDLRDPAARAAVMKMAAGAHVIVESFRPGVMERLGLDYAAVAKRNPGVVYCSISAYGQSGAQRHMPGVDGVIQAATGLMSTLGTSGSPPSKVPVPIADMATGYLATVGIVAALRKAERTGQGQHIDISLYNATLMLQQVGLASFLASGDEPQKTGSAAPYASPNEAFPTSDGWIMVAAYQPERWRRLCELLRRSDLFEDPRFATNAQRVHNRTVLNELLSESFKTQPTLGWMEQLEAVDILCAPIASYGEVTRSLQYRQSGVETSVVHPVAGIVRMPGFALGDPQTSRAPHLPPPRIGEHSARILGEYGLAADEIAALISRGAVSQAAACDDLRPSSSSPQPSGSAPAIHHD; this is translated from the coding sequence ATGCTAAGAGACACGCTTCAGGGTATTCGCGTCATCGACTTCTCCCATGTGGTGGCAGGCCCCGTGTGCGGGATGATGCTTGCCGACATGGGCGCTGACGTGGCGAAGGTGGAGTCACCCGATGGTGAACTGGGACGCGCCATCGGGCCGCCCTGGCTCCACGGAGAAAGCGTCGTCTTCCTGAGCGTGAACCGGAACAAGCGCGGCCTGGCTGTGGATCTGCGCGATCCGGCCGCGCGCGCCGCCGTGATGAAGATGGCGGCAGGCGCGCATGTGATCGTCGAGAGCTTCCGGCCTGGCGTCATGGAGCGTCTGGGACTGGACTACGCGGCAGTGGCCAAGCGGAACCCGGGCGTCGTCTACTGCTCTATATCTGCCTACGGGCAATCGGGCGCACAGCGCCACATGCCGGGCGTCGATGGCGTCATCCAGGCCGCGACCGGACTGATGAGCACCCTGGGCACGTCAGGCTCGCCACCATCGAAGGTGCCGGTGCCGATCGCCGATATGGCGACGGGATATCTCGCGACGGTCGGCATCGTGGCTGCGCTGCGCAAGGCCGAGCGCACGGGGCAGGGGCAGCACATCGACATCAGCCTCTACAACGCCACGCTGATGCTCCAGCAGGTCGGGCTCGCCTCTTTCCTCGCGAGCGGAGATGAACCGCAGAAGACGGGCAGCGCAGCGCCCTACGCGTCGCCGAACGAGGCGTTCCCGACATCGGACGGATGGATCATGGTCGCGGCTTACCAGCCTGAACGCTGGCGTCGCCTTTGCGAACTGCTGCGGCGGTCCGATCTCTTCGAAGACCCGCGATTCGCAACGAATGCGCAACGCGTGCACAACCGCACGGTCCTCAACGAGTTGCTGTCGGAATCGTTCAAGACGCAGCCCACCCTCGGCTGGATGGAGCAACTGGAGGCGGTCGACATCCTCTGCGCGCCGATCGCGAGCTATGGCGAAGTCACGCGCTCGTTGCAATACCGCCAAAGCGGCGTCGAGACCAGCGTCGTCCATCCCGTGGCGGGCATCGTGCGCATGCCCGGATTTGCGCTGGGCGATCCTCAGACCAGCCGTGCGCCCCACCTGCCGCCGCCGAGGATCGGCGAGCACTCCGCCCGCATCCTGGGCGAATACGGCCTCGCGGCCGACGAGATCGCTGCACTCATTTCTCGCGGGGCCGTCAGCCAGGCAGCCGCCTGCGATGACCTGCGCCCGTCATCTTCGTCACCTCAACCTTCAGGCTCCGCGCCGGCAATCCACCATGACTGA
- a CDS encoding enoyl-CoA hydratase-related protein, with product MTDTTSTPALVRTDRAGPVLNVVLDAPAEGNAMTVAMTEQLAEVLERTAVDKSVQCMVIRSSGKHFCTGGNVKDMRAGSDLMAGSVADVRERLQATLHRVTRALATLEIPTIAEVNGMAIGAGCDLALMCDIRIAGEQARFAESFLRLGLVSGIGGAWFLTRLVGPAKAMEMTLTSEFIDAEEALAHGIVSRVVPQESLADEVAALASRIGSTPPIALRMAKRLVRESARSELPAALEMAASMQAILLCGEEHKAAVNAFLASAR from the coding sequence ATGACTGACACGACATCCACTCCCGCGCTCGTACGCACCGACAGGGCAGGTCCCGTCCTCAACGTCGTGCTCGATGCGCCCGCAGAGGGCAACGCGATGACGGTCGCCATGACGGAGCAACTCGCCGAGGTGCTCGAAAGAACGGCCGTCGACAAGTCGGTGCAGTGCATGGTGATACGGAGCTCAGGCAAGCATTTCTGCACTGGCGGCAATGTCAAGGACATGCGTGCAGGCAGCGACCTGATGGCGGGTTCCGTGGCCGACGTGCGAGAACGGCTGCAGGCGACGCTGCATCGCGTGACGCGCGCCTTGGCGACCCTCGAGATCCCGACCATTGCGGAGGTCAACGGAATGGCGATCGGTGCCGGATGCGACCTCGCGCTGATGTGCGACATCCGGATCGCGGGCGAGCAGGCCCGGTTCGCCGAGAGCTTCTTGCGCCTGGGCCTGGTATCGGGCATCGGCGGCGCCTGGTTCCTCACGCGGCTGGTCGGTCCGGCCAAGGCGATGGAGATGACCCTGACCAGTGAATTCATCGACGCCGAGGAGGCGCTCGCGCACGGCATCGTCTCGCGCGTGGTGCCCCAGGAGAGCCTGGCGGATGAGGTCGCAGCCCTGGCCTCAAGGATCGGATCAACGCCGCCCATCGCGTTGCGCATGGCCAAGCGGCTCGTGCGCGAATCCGCGCGAAGCGAACTGCCGGCCGCGCTGGAGATGGCCGCATCGATGCAGGCCATCCTGCTGTGCGGGGAAGAGCACAAGGCCGCCGTGAATGCATTCCTCGCGAGTGCCCGGTGA
- the selB gene encoding selenocysteine-specific translation elongation factor has protein sequence MIVATAGHIDHGKTTLVKALTGVDTDRLPQEKARGISIDIGFAYWRAPGGATVGFVDVPGHERFVRNMLAGVCGVDYAIVVVAADDGVMPQTREHVSIIDLLGIGRGIAVITKADRVDGDRLVDVSRQTRELLHGTSLQAVPQLPVSAVSGQGIDALRAELDAAASSLRRAAAEGRRARFAVDRAFTVAGSGTVVTGTVFDGAVRIGDRLILSPSGRDVRVRGIQKDGKPAERAEAGERCALNLARLELSQVQRGDWVMHADLHAPTQRLDVALQVLPGEAHALRHWTPVHLHLGTCDVTARVSLRRGESVEPGAHTFARLIVDQPISALHGDRFILRDQSAQRTVGGGRVLDAFPAQRRLPYELRRRQLEAMALPSAREALQALAACMPAGVNAAAFARNFNLDPGAFAQVLKHTGLASVGTGAQTLVLAAAAVAARLAPRPADAPLEKPEHLRLWQLAEPVLMRAGLAGLTVPQLADALDARESVLRDMLHRKAQAGDAARVGDDRFFLRSTMDEFIHVARGVAHAVPDGRFTAGKFRDGAGIGRALAVQVLETLDRLGVTQRVADVRVLRARPSSEPSSASTVPGERSS, from the coding sequence GTGATCGTCGCGACCGCCGGCCACATCGACCATGGCAAGACCACGCTGGTGAAGGCGCTCACCGGCGTCGACACCGACCGGCTGCCGCAGGAAAAGGCGCGCGGCATCTCCATCGACATCGGCTTCGCCTACTGGCGAGCCCCCGGCGGCGCGACGGTCGGCTTCGTCGATGTGCCGGGACATGAGCGCTTCGTGCGCAACATGCTCGCCGGCGTGTGCGGCGTCGATTACGCGATCGTGGTGGTCGCCGCGGACGACGGCGTGATGCCGCAGACGCGCGAGCACGTCAGCATCATCGACCTGCTCGGCATCGGGCGAGGCATCGCAGTCATCACCAAGGCCGACCGCGTCGATGGCGATCGCCTGGTCGACGTGTCGCGCCAGACGCGCGAGCTGTTGCACGGAACTTCGCTGCAAGCCGTGCCGCAGCTGCCCGTCTCCGCAGTGAGCGGGCAGGGCATCGATGCCCTGCGCGCGGAGCTCGACGCGGCAGCTTCCTCGCTCCGGCGCGCCGCCGCCGAGGGCCGGCGTGCGCGCTTCGCCGTCGACCGCGCGTTCACCGTCGCCGGCAGCGGCACGGTGGTGACCGGCACCGTGTTCGACGGCGCCGTGCGCATCGGCGACCGGCTGATCCTGTCGCCGAGCGGGCGCGACGTGCGCGTGCGCGGGATCCAGAAGGACGGCAAGCCGGCCGAGCGCGCCGAAGCCGGCGAGCGCTGCGCGCTCAATCTCGCGCGGCTGGAGCTTTCGCAGGTGCAGCGCGGCGACTGGGTAATGCACGCGGACCTGCACGCGCCCACGCAGCGCCTCGACGTGGCATTGCAGGTGCTGCCCGGCGAGGCGCATGCGCTGCGGCACTGGACGCCGGTGCATCTGCATCTGGGCACCTGCGACGTGACGGCGCGCGTGTCGCTGCGGCGCGGCGAGTCGGTCGAACCGGGCGCGCACACCTTCGCCCGGCTCATCGTGGACCAGCCGATCTCCGCCCTGCATGGCGACCGCTTCATCCTGCGTGACCAGTCCGCGCAGCGCACGGTCGGTGGCGGCCGGGTGCTCGATGCGTTTCCCGCGCAGCGCCGTCTTCCCTACGAACTGCGCCGGCGGCAACTGGAGGCCATGGCATTGCCTTCGGCGCGGGAGGCCTTGCAGGCACTGGCGGCCTGCATGCCGGCCGGCGTGAACGCGGCGGCGTTCGCACGCAACTTCAATCTCGATCCCGGTGCCTTCGCGCAAGTGCTGAAGCACACCGGCCTTGCGAGCGTCGGCACGGGCGCGCAGACGCTGGTGCTGGCGGCCGCCGCCGTGGCAGCCCGGTTGGCGCCCAGGCCGGCCGACGCGCCACTCGAAAAACCCGAACACCTTCGCCTCTGGCAGTTGGCCGAACCAGTGCTGATGCGCGCAGGCCTTGCCGGCCTCACCGTGCCCCAGCTCGCCGATGCCCTGGATGCCAGGGAGTCCGTGCTGCGTGACATGCTCCATCGCAAGGCGCAGGCCGGCGACGCGGCGCGGGTGGGCGACGATCGCTTCTTCCTGCGCAGCACCATGGACGAATTCATCCATGTGGCGCGCGGTGTGGCGCACGCGGTACCCGACGGGCGCTTTACCGCCGGCAAGTTCCGCGACGGGGCGGGGATTGGCCGCGCGCTGGCAGTGCAGGTGCTCGAGACCCTCGATCGCCTCGGCGTGACCCAGCGCGTCGCCGATGTCCGCGTGCTGCGCGCACGTCCGTCGTCCGAACCATCTTCCGCGTCAACCGTCCCAGGAGAAAGATCTTCATGA
- a CDS encoding Bug family tripartite tricarboxylate transporter substrate binding protein encodes MKILRSAAIAVALTGTAAISAAQPMRFPEKPVTFIVPFAAGSATDQLARALGVAFTEKTGQPVVVDNRGGAGGLIAAQAVARAAADGYTVLITTNTTQVANPYLYRKLPYDPVADFAPLTALGRGGQVLVVPAASPYKSVADVVAKARSQPGKLSFGAGNSSSRIAGEMLKQLSQTDILYVPYKSNPQALTDLLGGQIDLMVIDTVTGIPQIESGKLRALGASTQRRLSVLPKVPTLEEAGVKGYDIGYWFAAYAPSKTSPAVSARLRQLLVEAVHSPHAKTFFNSTGTEPWTTSAEELAQFQSAEATKWSKVIKAANIEPE; translated from the coding sequence ATGAAGATTCTTCGAAGCGCTGCCATTGCCGTGGCGCTCACCGGCACTGCCGCTATTTCCGCCGCCCAGCCCATGCGCTTTCCCGAGAAGCCCGTTACGTTTATCGTGCCCTTTGCGGCCGGCAGCGCCACCGACCAACTGGCGCGCGCGCTCGGCGTTGCCTTCACGGAGAAGACGGGTCAGCCAGTTGTCGTCGACAACCGGGGCGGGGCGGGTGGGCTCATCGCGGCGCAAGCTGTGGCGCGTGCCGCGGCTGATGGCTACACGGTGCTGATCACCACCAATACGACACAGGTTGCCAACCCCTACCTCTACCGCAAGCTCCCCTACGACCCGGTGGCCGACTTCGCACCACTGACCGCATTGGGCCGTGGCGGACAGGTACTGGTCGTCCCCGCCGCCTCGCCCTACAAGTCCGTGGCCGATGTGGTTGCCAAGGCACGCTCCCAACCCGGCAAGCTGTCGTTCGGCGCAGGCAACTCGTCGAGCCGCATTGCCGGCGAGATGCTCAAGCAACTCAGCCAGACGGACATCCTCTACGTGCCGTACAAGAGCAATCCACAGGCCCTGACGGACCTGCTCGGCGGCCAGATCGACCTGATGGTGATCGACACCGTGACCGGCATCCCGCAGATCGAGTCGGGCAAGCTGCGCGCGCTCGGCGCCTCGACCCAGCGGCGACTGAGCGTATTGCCCAAGGTGCCGACGCTCGAGGAGGCCGGGGTCAAGGGCTACGACATCGGGTACTGGTTCGCAGCCTACGCGCCCTCAAAGACATCGCCTGCGGTCAGCGCTCGTTTGCGCCAGTTGCTGGTCGAGGCGGTCCACAGCCCGCACGCCAAAACCTTCTTCAACAGCACCGGCACGGAGCCATGGACCACCAGCGCCGAAGAACTGGCTCAGTTTCAATCGGCCGAAGCCACGAAGTGGAGCAAGGTAATCAAAGCGGCGAACATCGAGCCGGAATGA
- a CDS encoding oxidoreductase: protein MTQPRSKTFLITGVSSGFGKAFAATALAAGHTVLGTVRSESSKVAFESTVPRRAHAAVLDVTDFDAIDRTVPELLGRHGHIDVLVNNAGYGHEGTLEESGLAEMQRQFDVNVFGAVAMMKAVLPSMRTRRSGHIINITSMGGFITMPGIAYYCGSKFALEGISEALGKEVAGFGIKVTAVAPGSFRTDWAGRSMVRSDRTVHDYDALFDPIRQARQAKSGQQAGDPAKAAQAILAIVAAPEPPAHLLLGTDALELVRAKLSALSSEIDAWETLTRSTDHE from the coding sequence ATGACTCAGCCTCGATCGAAAACGTTCCTCATCACCGGCGTCAGTTCAGGATTCGGAAAGGCATTCGCAGCAACCGCCTTGGCAGCGGGGCACACGGTGCTCGGGACCGTCAGGTCCGAAAGCAGCAAGGTCGCGTTCGAGAGCACCGTGCCCCGCCGGGCGCATGCTGCAGTGCTGGATGTGACGGATTTCGATGCCATCGACAGGACGGTCCCCGAACTGCTCGGCCGGCACGGGCACATCGACGTCCTGGTCAACAACGCCGGATACGGGCATGAGGGAACGCTCGAGGAGTCCGGTCTCGCGGAGATGCAACGCCAGTTCGACGTGAACGTCTTCGGCGCCGTCGCGATGATGAAGGCTGTGCTGCCTTCGATGCGCACCCGCCGCTCGGGGCACATCATCAACATCACGTCGATGGGAGGGTTCATCACGATGCCCGGCATCGCGTACTACTGCGGAAGCAAGTTCGCGCTCGAAGGCATCTCCGAGGCGCTCGGAAAGGAAGTGGCAGGCTTCGGGATCAAGGTGACGGCAGTGGCGCCCGGCTCCTTCCGCACCGACTGGGCCGGCCGTTCGATGGTGCGCTCGGACCGCACAGTCCACGACTACGATGCGCTCTTCGACCCCATTCGGCAGGCCAGGCAGGCCAAGAGCGGCCAACAGGCGGGCGACCCGGCCAAGGCGGCGCAGGCCATTTTGGCGATCGTCGCAGCCCCTGAACCGCCAGCACACCTGCTTCTCGGCACGGATGCGCTGGAACTCGTCAGGGCCAAGCTCTCGGCACTCTCCAGCGAGATCGACGCTTGGGAGACGCTGACGAGATCGACGGATCATGAGTAG
- a CDS encoding AraC family transcriptional regulator: MQDTAQSTPSLQRQMVDLATPLAPVEGYNLTALRDVRILRSDRPLSRAPVLYDPGIVIVLQGRKRGFLGDEVYLYDAQHYLAVSVPVPFSMETDASAEEPLLAIYLRLDFKVAAELMMKLDECGPVGDAIPRGLMSTPMDEGLAHAVLRFLKVMNSPLESVILGPDVVREIYFRVLTGEQGSSMRAALTRRGHFGKIAKAIRTIHACFDQKLDIGHLADEAGMSPTSFHAHFKAVTSTSPIQYLKTTRLHQARLIMVRSGVTAAVASAQVGYESPSQFSREFKRMFGRGPSEEASRMKHAFARPDPSPHGLYVAAH; encoded by the coding sequence ATGCAAGACACAGCGCAATCCACTCCAAGCTTGCAGAGGCAGATGGTCGATCTGGCGACGCCTCTGGCCCCTGTCGAAGGCTATAACCTGACCGCGCTCCGCGATGTCCGGATCCTGAGATCCGATCGTCCGCTGAGCCGGGCCCCGGTGCTCTACGACCCGGGAATTGTCATCGTGCTCCAGGGCCGAAAGCGCGGCTTCCTGGGTGACGAGGTCTACCTGTACGACGCGCAGCACTACCTGGCCGTGTCGGTCCCCGTGCCTTTCTCGATGGAAACGGATGCCTCGGCGGAAGAACCGCTGCTCGCCATCTACTTGCGGCTCGACTTCAAGGTTGCTGCCGAGTTGATGATGAAGCTCGATGAATGCGGGCCCGTCGGGGATGCGATCCCGAGAGGCCTGATGTCCACGCCCATGGACGAGGGCCTCGCGCATGCCGTGCTGCGCTTCCTGAAGGTCATGAACTCTCCGCTCGAATCCGTGATCCTCGGGCCGGACGTCGTGCGCGAAATCTACTTTCGCGTCCTCACGGGCGAGCAAGGAAGTTCCATGCGTGCCGCACTGACCCGTCGAGGGCATTTCGGCAAGATCGCGAAAGCGATTCGCACGATACATGCCTGCTTCGACCAGAAGCTCGACATCGGCCACCTGGCGGACGAGGCGGGCATGAGCCCCACTTCGTTCCATGCGCACTTCAAGGCGGTGACATCGACCTCGCCGATCCAGTACCTGAAGACAACGCGTCTTCACCAGGCGCGGCTCATCATGGTGAGGAGCGGCGTGACGGCCGCGGTGGCAAGCGCACAGGTCGGCTACGAAAGCCCCTCCCAGTTCAGCCGCGAGTTCAAGCGCATGTTCGGCCGCGGGCCATCCGAGGAGGCGTCCCGGATGAAGCATGCTTTCGCAAGGCCCGACCCGTCACCTCACGGGCTGTACGTCGCGGCGCATTGA
- a CDS encoding TetR/AcrR family transcriptional regulator, with protein MESPELSPKAAEIAACARLLLATKGYNGFSYADISEAVHISKASVHFHFPSKAELVQTVLRRYRAQGREALAALEKQIADPLARLHAYTEYWEACIRDGTAPFCICAMLGSELPAIPSVVADEVRGHFSDLATWLASILEQGAAKGIFCLRTHPSAEALGLMATVHGGMLAARVYGDPDAFATVVQQGVKQLLAPARRR; from the coding sequence ATGGAATCCCCCGAGCTCTCTCCCAAGGCGGCCGAAATTGCGGCGTGCGCCCGATTGCTGCTGGCGACGAAGGGATACAACGGCTTCAGCTACGCGGACATTTCGGAGGCAGTGCACATCAGCAAGGCCAGCGTCCATTTCCACTTTCCCAGCAAGGCCGAGCTCGTGCAAACGGTGCTGCGCCGATATCGGGCGCAAGGCCGTGAGGCCTTGGCCGCGCTGGAAAAGCAGATTGCAGATCCGCTCGCCCGGCTTCACGCATACACCGAGTACTGGGAGGCGTGCATCCGGGACGGAACGGCACCGTTTTGCATCTGCGCGATGCTCGGTTCGGAGTTGCCCGCGATCCCCTCAGTCGTTGCAGACGAAGTTCGAGGACATTTTTCGGACCTGGCCACCTGGCTTGCTTCCATCCTGGAACAAGGCGCCGCGAAGGGCATCTTCTGCCTGCGCACCCATCCGTCGGCAGAGGCCTTGGGCCTGATGGCAACCGTGCACGGCGGCATGCTGGCCGCCCGTGTCTACGGCGACCCGGACGCGTTTGCCACCGTCGTTCAGCAGGGGGTCAAGCAGTTGCTGGCCCCGGCTCGCCGGCGTTGA